A genomic window from Maridesulfovibrio sp. includes:
- a CDS encoding extracellular solute-binding protein → MKIGNRIKWAVLALLALMIIPAAAIASDAKLEEKVVVYSTHGESMLELVADAFEAKTGVEVEFINLKGELADRVRAEKANPQSDVMYGGPSSVYQELKKEDLFVPSTPEWAAKINPLFKDKDGYWYGTIQTPVLMFYNSKMMSKADAPKDWWDLADKKYSNKIVSRNALSSSARATYSALLQQFEKKGELADGWKFLKAMDGNVKRYYGSGSLQFQAVGREEAPLSFAVLNSVVDNKIKNKMPLEIIDAESGSPVITDGIAVIKGAKHPKAAQAFVEFAGGTEAQAMLANKFNRMPTHPAAIEKAPEWMREIKFKVMDVDWGALAVKQSEWMQKWDSEIKDSGKDKK, encoded by the coding sequence ATGAAAATCGGTAACCGTATTAAATGGGCCGTGCTGGCCTTGCTTGCACTAATGATTATACCGGCAGCGGCGATTGCTTCTGATGCAAAGCTTGAAGAAAAAGTGGTTGTTTATTCTACACACGGTGAATCAATGCTTGAGCTTGTCGCAGATGCTTTTGAAGCTAAGACCGGTGTTGAGGTTGAATTTATTAACCTGAAAGGTGAGCTTGCTGACAGGGTCAGAGCTGAAAAAGCAAATCCGCAGTCCGACGTTATGTATGGCGGTCCTTCCTCAGTTTATCAGGAACTGAAAAAAGAAGACCTGTTTGTTCCTTCAACTCCTGAATGGGCTGCGAAGATAAATCCGCTTTTCAAGGATAAGGATGGTTACTGGTACGGTACAATCCAGACTCCCGTACTGATGTTCTACAACAGCAAGATGATGAGCAAGGCTGATGCTCCCAAAGACTGGTGGGATCTTGCCGACAAGAAATACAGCAATAAAATTGTATCCCGTAATGCTCTTTCTTCCTCTGCCCGCGCGACATATTCCGCTCTCTTGCAGCAGTTTGAAAAAAAGGGAGAGCTTGCTGACGGCTGGAAATTCCTGAAAGCCATGGACGGTAACGTGAAACGTTATTACGGTAGCGGCTCATTGCAGTTTCAGGCTGTAGGACGTGAAGAAGCGCCGCTCAGCTTTGCTGTTCTTAATTCCGTTGTTGATAACAAGATTAAAAACAAGATGCCTCTAGAAATTATTGATGCAGAAAGCGGTTCCCCTGTGATTACCGATGGTATCGCAGTCATCAAAGGTGCTAAACACCCCAAAGCGGCTCAGGCTTTCGTTGAGTTTGCAGGTGGAACCGAAGCTCAGGCCATGCTTGCCAATAAGTTCAACCGCATGCCTACTCATCCCGCTGCAATAGAAAAAGCGCCGGAATGGATGCGTGAGATTAAATTCAAGGTTATGGATGTTGACTGGGGTGCTCTTGCAGTCAAGCAGTCTGAATGGATGCAGAAATGGGATTCTGAAATCAAGGATTCCGGCAAGGATAAGAAATAG
- a CDS encoding iron-sulfur cluster biosynthesis family protein, producing the protein MLKITAKAKEVLDQHFEGKDKEPVRIYVASACSGTRLALGIDSAKEGDETITLEGYDFVVDKELLEQAKPMQIDLTPMGIEISSSLVFEEAQGSCGSCCGGCG; encoded by the coding sequence ATGCTTAAGATAACAGCGAAAGCTAAAGAAGTTCTTGATCAACATTTCGAAGGAAAAGATAAAGAACCTGTACGTATATACGTTGCATCTGCATGCAGTGGTACCAGACTTGCCCTCGGTATCGATTCTGCTAAAGAAGGCGATGAAACAATCACACTCGAAGGATATGACTTCGTAGTCGACAAAGAGCTCCTTGAGCAGGCCAAGCCGATGCAGATCGACCTGACCCCCATGGGAATCGAAATTTCTTCATCCCTCGTATTCGAGGAAGCTCAGGGCAGTTGCGGAAGCTGCTGCGGCGGTTGCGGCTGA
- a CDS encoding AraC family transcriptional regulator: MKPIKPKLIFHEPDGLPDVALVEATGIDNQFPRHVHSSYIFTLIDNGERKLSVNSTTVTIKTGELCILPPGIPHRCEPISTPESELYSYRALCVTSNHMVRLTNEIYGRYCREPDFDPEIAYTDYDKTSFEDFFTLIHVPGTEFARQAALNSFLYHIIEKHSRGERLPRKVGAQLVALQRVKSFIDQNFQRQITLPELAETACLSPFHLQKIFVDEYGRSPQEYVIFKRIKEAQRLIESNTPLIEAALKSGFSDQSHFSKHFKKVVGISPGRFSKENI, encoded by the coding sequence ATGAAGCCTATCAAACCAAAACTGATCTTCCATGAACCTGACGGGTTACCTGATGTCGCTCTTGTCGAAGCCACCGGCATCGACAATCAATTTCCAAGACATGTACATTCAAGTTACATTTTTACCTTGATCGATAATGGAGAACGCAAGCTTAGCGTAAACTCCACCACCGTCACTATCAAAACCGGGGAGCTGTGCATACTGCCCCCCGGGATCCCTCATAGATGCGAACCTATTTCAACACCTGAATCCGAACTCTACTCTTACCGTGCGCTATGCGTGACAAGTAACCATATGGTAAGACTAACTAATGAAATCTACGGCCGCTATTGCCGGGAACCAGACTTTGATCCGGAAATTGCTTATACAGATTACGACAAAACTTCTTTTGAAGATTTTTTTACATTAATCCATGTTCCCGGAACCGAATTTGCGAGACAAGCTGCACTGAATTCATTTCTGTACCATATCATAGAAAAACACAGCCGGGGCGAGAGATTACCACGTAAAGTAGGGGCGCAACTAGTGGCGTTACAGAGGGTTAAGTCATTCATTGACCAAAATTTCCAAAGACAAATCACATTACCAGAGCTTGCTGAGACAGCATGCCTTAGTCCATTCCATCTGCAGAAAATATTTGTGGATGAATATGGCCGTTCACCGCAAGAATACGTTATTTTCAAAAGGATCAAAGAAGCACAGAGGCTCATAGAGAGCAACACTCCGCTGATTGAGGCCGCACTTAAATCCGGATTTTCTGACCAAAGTCATTTTTCAAAGCACTTCAAAAAGGTAGTAGGTATTTCACCGGGCCGATTCTCCAAGGAGAATATTTAG
- a CDS encoding protein phosphatase 2C domain-containing protein: MGFEFLQCGKKIRVECMQVESLIEHGTGALNEDYLLMEGNLFGVFDGATSLSSQTYENGRTGGFLASSLAGEEFRKNHGTMEELAKRANMVIRKEMAQRNVDLENKHDLWSTSAAVVRIRGELMEWAQIGDCRIVCVYENGDFDFVCQCPDQDLETLSMWKDVGQSTDEPIGVALHEQISKVRCRMNLDYGVFNGEPEAIDFLQSGKLDLSGVRNVLLFTDGLLLPNENPWEERDFSTQVDLFLQSGLKGLRDHIRSIEATDLGCRLYPRFKTHDDIAAVAISIC; this comes from the coding sequence ATGGGTTTTGAATTCCTGCAATGTGGTAAAAAAATAAGGGTAGAATGCATGCAGGTTGAGTCTCTAATAGAACATGGCACAGGGGCCTTGAATGAAGATTATCTTTTGATGGAAGGTAATCTTTTTGGTGTATTTGACGGGGCTACAAGTTTGTCTTCGCAAACGTACGAAAATGGTCGGACAGGCGGTTTTTTGGCCTCAAGTCTCGCGGGGGAAGAGTTTCGGAAAAACCATGGGACGATGGAAGAACTTGCAAAGCGGGCTAACATGGTCATCCGCAAGGAAATGGCACAGCGTAATGTGGACTTGGAGAACAAGCATGATCTTTGGAGTACAAGCGCTGCTGTTGTGCGCATTCGTGGTGAGCTGATGGAGTGGGCGCAGATTGGTGACTGTAGAATCGTCTGTGTCTATGAAAATGGTGACTTTGATTTTGTTTGCCAGTGTCCGGATCAGGACCTTGAGACATTGAGTATGTGGAAAGACGTTGGACAATCAACAGATGAACCAATCGGTGTGGCTTTGCATGAACAGATAAGTAAAGTGCGTTGCCGTATGAATCTTGATTACGGAGTGTTCAACGGAGAGCCTGAAGCCATAGATTTTTTGCAATCCGGCAAACTGGATTTGAGTGGAGTCCGAAACGTTTTACTTTTTACTGACGGCTTACTGCTACCCAATGAGAATCCATGGGAAGAGAGGGATTTTAGTACGCAGGTCGATCTTTTTTTGCAGTCCGGCCTTAAGGGATTGCGTGATCATATCAGAAGTATTGAGGCAACCGATCTTGGATGCCGTCTCTACCCGCGTTTTAAAACTCATGATGATATTGCAGCCGTTGCAATTAGTATTTGCTAA
- a CDS encoding cupin domain-containing protein, giving the protein MTTNEFSELTVNGTIVTIDGVINSAAQIWNPHPSFEGVQLKHLVTGKNTGGQLSCHIVRIDPGCTLRSHVHDNQWELHEIIDGSGEATLNSVTTAYHPGKSAIIPKGELHSVQAGEEGLTLLAKFFPALI; this is encoded by the coding sequence ATGACAACTAATGAATTTTCTGAACTAACGGTAAACGGAACAATTGTAACTATTGACGGAGTCATCAACTCTGCTGCCCAGATATGGAACCCGCACCCGTCCTTTGAGGGGGTCCAGCTTAAACACCTGGTTACCGGGAAGAATACAGGCGGACAGTTAAGCTGTCATATTGTACGCATTGACCCGGGCTGCACATTGAGAAGTCATGTCCATGACAACCAATGGGAGCTACATGAAATAATTGATGGAAGCGGAGAAGCAACACTGAACAGTGTAACCACAGCTTATCATCCCGGTAAATCGGCGATAATACCCAAAGGGGAACTGCACAGTGTGCAGGCTGGTGAAGAAGGGCTGACTCTTCTTGCCAAATTCTTCCCGGCTTTGATATAA
- a CDS encoding OsmC family protein → MTNEIKIEFGEGQRLSAVSDDYCIDVDIPTSEGGKSSAPEPTHLFLASLATCAAHYARKFCESKSLPMEGLGLKLRYGYNKQGTQISKFTYELTIPEGFPEKYKAALLRALDLCPIKKLLLSPPAFEMEIV, encoded by the coding sequence ATGACTAATGAGATCAAAATAGAATTCGGTGAAGGTCAAAGACTTTCAGCCGTAAGTGATGATTACTGTATAGATGTCGATATTCCCACAAGTGAAGGCGGAAAAAGTTCCGCCCCTGAACCAACCCACCTTTTTCTGGCCTCTCTGGCAACATGTGCAGCGCATTACGCCCGTAAATTCTGTGAATCCAAATCACTCCCCATGGAAGGCCTCGGTTTAAAGCTGAGGTACGGATACAATAAGCAGGGAACTCAAATCAGCAAATTTACATACGAGCTTACAATCCCAGAGGGATTTCCTGAAAAGTATAAAGCCGCCCTTCTCCGTGCACTCGACCTTTGTCCCATCAAAAAGCTTCTTTTAAGCCCCCCGGCGTTCGAAATGGAAATTGTTTAA
- a CDS encoding iron ABC transporter permease, whose translation MMLSINKLKGRIFPGAGIGALFFVLLGYILFPALTTLQKSLGTEFGFGWENYFDFFTSTSSLLVLQNTLVLGALTVLFCGIVGIGLAFLVHYFECPHRNLLDKLLLLPVMMPGIIIVFAFVQLYGESGLVTKTLQLLLGLDEIPYNFSGLSGILFVHIYTQYVYFYLTVSLAIKQIDFAVIESARILGASRFKVFVSVILPCVAPAIITSAAVTFMTGVGSFSAPSIIGGGYKVLTTQILLSKANNFMEMAAVQVIVLTVISMVFFALLRWYEKRRLFVGSVKGVPFQSVRIKSSFLRHLASGIKFVLLFLILLPFITIIVLSFVESSSWMVSIYPQEFSLINFKAIFLKARKFRPFMNSMEMSVLAAFVCLLVAVPASWIIEKTNLKFRGLVEFLVVLPWALPASAIAINLIIANSSPTIFSFNTVLVGTYALLPLGYFIKSLPIVVRVTHISFQGLNSTLLEASRSLGATGFRTFRKVALPIIYPGLLAGFLYVFVRSIGEYTISTFLYTAANKPVSIAMVNAIFEYDIGLAMAYGTLLMLMTVVLSFVITKLSPLVK comes from the coding sequence ATGATGTTAAGTATAAATAAATTAAAAGGCCGCATTTTTCCCGGAGCGGGCATCGGAGCGCTCTTTTTTGTGCTGCTGGGATATATTCTATTCCCCGCCCTGACCACATTGCAGAAAAGCCTGGGTACGGAGTTCGGCTTTGGCTGGGAAAATTATTTTGATTTTTTCACATCGACCAGCAGTCTGCTTGTTTTGCAGAACACTCTGGTATTAGGGGCTCTCACTGTTCTGTTCTGCGGTATAGTCGGAATCGGATTGGCTTTCCTTGTCCATTATTTTGAATGCCCGCATCGCAATCTGTTGGATAAGCTTTTGCTGCTTCCGGTAATGATGCCGGGGATCATCATAGTTTTTGCTTTCGTTCAGCTTTATGGCGAAAGCGGGTTGGTCACCAAAACTCTCCAGCTTCTATTGGGGCTTGATGAAATACCATATAACTTTTCCGGTTTGTCAGGGATTCTCTTTGTCCATATTTACACACAATACGTATACTTTTACCTAACTGTTTCACTGGCTATCAAGCAGATTGATTTTGCCGTAATTGAAAGTGCCAGAATTTTGGGAGCTTCGCGGTTCAAGGTTTTTGTCTCTGTAATTCTGCCTTGTGTAGCACCGGCTATCATCACTTCTGCCGCAGTCACATTTATGACCGGGGTCGGTTCCTTTTCCGCACCGAGTATTATTGGTGGGGGCTACAAGGTTCTGACCACTCAGATATTGCTTTCAAAAGCTAACAATTTTATGGAAATGGCAGCGGTGCAGGTCATTGTCCTGACCGTTATCTCCATGGTTTTCTTCGCCTTGCTTCGCTGGTACGAGAAACGTCGACTCTTTGTCGGGTCTGTGAAGGGAGTTCCTTTTCAATCTGTCAGAATCAAGAGTTCGTTCCTGCGTCATCTTGCTTCCGGTATAAAGTTTGTACTCCTTTTTCTGATTCTGCTGCCGTTCATTACGATTATTGTTTTGTCATTTGTCGAATCCAGCTCATGGATGGTGAGTATCTATCCGCAGGAGTTCTCACTGATCAATTTTAAGGCGATCTTTTTGAAAGCTCGTAAGTTCCGACCGTTCATGAATAGTATGGAGATGTCTGTGCTTGCTGCTTTTGTTTGTCTGTTGGTTGCTGTTCCGGCATCGTGGATAATAGAGAAAACCAACCTTAAGTTCAGGGGGCTGGTCGAGTTTCTGGTTGTCCTGCCATGGGCTCTGCCGGCCAGTGCTATCGCCATAAACCTGATTATAGCCAACAGCTCTCCTACAATATTTTCTTTCAATACTGTCTTGGTGGGGACCTATGCGCTTTTGCCGCTTGGGTATTTTATAAAGTCGTTGCCCATTGTTGTCAGGGTTACACATATCTCTTTTCAAGGATTGAATTCAACGCTTCTGGAGGCCTCGCGGAGTCTTGGAGCTACGGGATTCAGGACTTTCAGGAAAGTTGCCTTACCCATAATATATCCGGGCCTTCTTGCCGGATTTTTGTACGTCTTTGTGCGTAGTATCGGTGAATACACGATCTCGACGTTTCTTTACACAGCAGCCAATAAACCGGTTTCTATCGCCATGGTTAACGCAATATTTGAATATGACATCGGCCTAGCTATGGCTTATGGGACTCTCCTGATGCTGATGACAGTCGTTCTGAGCTTTGTGATTACTAAGTTAAGTCCACTAGTTAAGTGA
- a CDS encoding ABC transporter ATP-binding protein, translating to MGFIVLEGVGKIFDSVKACSQIDLSIRKGEFFTFLGPSGCGKTTLLRLIAGLITPQSGAVFIGGNDVTHLPPEKRKVGMVFQNYSLFPYLTVRQNIEYGLNIQKKSATEKKKITDYYMNMVGLSGFGKRGINELSGGEQQRVALARSLAVEPEVLLLDEPLSNLDARLRDKMRSEIKSLQKRLGITTIFVTHDQTEALTLSDRIAVFNKGSVVQVGTPQEIYNNPANVFVASFVGDTNLFEVAVSTGVASLEGGMELKLPASCGTGNLLSVRPQNIKLSAHAVNEPNTFEGRLIERQLNGVWIDSVVQLGEKVLQVAELNSVDLSTQLQPGDTVWVTFPESGLRLLDG from the coding sequence ATGGGATTTATTGTCCTTGAGGGAGTGGGAAAAATTTTTGACTCCGTTAAGGCTTGTTCTCAGATTGATCTATCCATACGCAAAGGTGAGTTTTTCACCTTTCTCGGCCCTTCGGGGTGCGGAAAAACAACATTGCTGCGTCTGATTGCGGGACTTATTACCCCACAGTCAGGCGCGGTTTTTATTGGTGGTAATGATGTTACCCATTTGCCGCCGGAAAAACGCAAAGTCGGGATGGTCTTTCAGAACTACAGCCTTTTTCCATATCTGACAGTAAGGCAGAATATTGAGTACGGATTGAATATCCAGAAGAAGTCAGCGACGGAAAAAAAGAAAATTACTGATTACTACATGAACATGGTCGGCTTGTCAGGTTTTGGGAAGCGTGGAATTAACGAGCTTTCAGGTGGGGAGCAGCAGCGCGTTGCTTTGGCCCGTTCGTTAGCGGTAGAGCCGGAAGTGTTGCTTTTGGATGAACCCCTGTCAAACCTTGATGCCCGGCTACGCGATAAAATGCGTTCCGAGATAAAGTCCCTGCAAAAACGATTGGGTATAACCACCATATTTGTGACTCATGACCAGACCGAAGCCTTGACCCTTTCGGACCGCATTGCGGTGTTCAACAAAGGAAGTGTGGTACAGGTTGGAACTCCGCAGGAGATTTACAATAATCCTGCTAACGTTTTCGTAGCTTCCTTTGTGGGTGATACCAATTTATTTGAGGTTGCTGTTTCCACAGGAGTAGCAAGTCTTGAGGGCGGCATGGAACTCAAGTTGCCAGCATCTTGCGGGACTGGGAATCTTCTTTCTGTTCGTCCGCAAAATATAAAACTTTCAGCGCATGCTGTTAATGAACCGAATACATTTGAGGGCAGACTTATTGAACGGCAATTGAATGGTGTCTGGATAGATTCAGTAGTGCAATTGGGCGAGAAAGTCTTGCAGGTTGCGGAACTCAATTCTGTTGATTTATCGACCCAACTCCAGCCCGGCGACACTGTCTGGGTTACTTTTCCTGAAAGCGGACTAAGGCTTCTCGATGGTTAG